Genomic segment of Patescibacteria group bacterium:
GAAATTTGTGGTAATATTATTTATTTTTATCACCTTATCATTGATTTTTGTTTCTATGCAAATTTCATTATATCTAAAATATTTTTTACCTCTTTTGATAAAACAATGATTTTTTTCTAAGACATGAAATTTTTCTTGTATCTGGTGAGGGGATACTATTTGTCCTTTCAAATGATTATCGGTAAGCCATATTCTTAATTGTAATGGAGATGTAGATATGTTTTTTACTTTCAGATCTATGAAGTTGTATAAAATAGTTGCTCCACTGCCAAACGGCAAAGTTCTGCCTGAATCAGGAAAAACATCCATAGAATGATGATACCTTTCTACTGTTTCAATTGGTGCATGTAAGAAAATCCAGTAAAGAAAATTTGATAGTTGGCAGAGTCCGCCACCAATTCCCTCAATAACTTTACCGTTTGATAAAAGCATCCCATCAACATATCCATTTTCATATTTTAGTTCACCTATAATCTTCCAAATCGAAAAAATATGATTAGGTTCTATTATTATTCCGTTTAATTGCTGAATCGCTTGTTTTAGATTTACAATTTTTTGTTCTTGCAGTTTTGGATTACTATCTCCGAGTCTTCGTCTTAAAACTGATTGATGTCTTGCTACCACACAATCAAAAAAAACATCGTTTTTTTTGTACTTGATCCTAAAATCGAAGAAATTTTGAACATCTCTCAACTTATGGCGCAAGAAAATAATTGGTTTTATTAGAAAAGGATATTTTTTTGAAAGGGGAATCCTTTTGGGGTTTTCGTAATTATAGATATATTCCTCGATCTCTTTCTCTATATTTATCATAGCTATTCAATACTCATAAGTTAATCATGACTAAAGGAAAAAAATGCTAATATAATATTCGCAGATAAACTGATAAAAGTTTCGCTCATATATAGTTAGTGCATTTATGTGTCCAAGAAGGAGGACTTAATACGTACATTAGTACGTTCAAATCGCCAACGCGGATGAGTGTTTCACATTATAGTAGGTTTGTCAATCCGTACGATATTTTCCAGGGATACGCAATCAACCGGTAGGCTCATGGTGAGGAGCCTGGAGAGGTTGACTAACCCCACCAAATCCTTCATCCTTACGGCATTATGTGTGGCATCATTGGATATATCGGTAAACAACCAGCTAGCCCAATCATTATTGATGGACTAAAACGCATGGAGTATCGTGGTTACGATTCTTCGG
This window contains:
- a CDS encoding VanW family protein, encoding MINIEKEIEEYIYNYENPKRIPLSKKYPFLIKPIIFLRHKLRDVQNFFDFRIKYKKNDVFFDCVVARHQSVLRRRLGDSNPKLQEQKIVNLKQAIQQLNGIIIEPNHIFSIWKIIGELKYENGYVDGMLLSNGKVIEGIGGGLCQLSNFLYWIFLHAPIETVERYHHSMDVFPDSGRTLPFGSGATILYNFIDLKVKNISTSPLQLRIWLTDNHLKGQIVSPHQIQEKFHVLEKNHCFIKRGKKYFRYNEICIETKINDKVIKINNITTNFVPVLYDVTEEYLQKNNFKVLNFTNREITI